In the genome of Candida dubliniensis CD36 chromosome 3, complete sequence, the window ATATACCGGGAATTCACTTTCTATAACTATGCATAAATTACctaaatttatttctaaaaaattatctcgatcattgaaaaataataataatagtagtaataaGAAATTGGAAACTGGATTATTTTCATGGAAGAAAATGGGATATACTTTATTAAGTGGTAGAGGAAAAATTGGACTTgttggtaatggtaataattcaggttgttcaatttataatattaatttaaatcaagatgaagaaattttaattaataaaaataatttattagcTATAACAGTTAATGGTCCTTatgatttacaaaattgtattattaaatatcaattccccataatcaacaacagtaacaacaacaacaacaacaacaatagcaaCAACATGACCAAGAATATCAAAGAATCTGGAAATATTGTTAAaccaaaattaattgaaccAACAACTTggaatttaataatattgaagattaaaaatattaataataggattaaaaaatttttccaatttattaataaatatactttaaatttgaaaactactagttataattatttatctggtaatcaagaatttattaaaattattggaCCCAGAAATTTACTTTtacaatcaaatattaacCATAATGGGTTCAACTTTACCACCAGAaggaaacaacaacaaaaatcaatttggcCAACAACCACCGacaccaccaacaccaccactacaAAAGTAGATAACACTTCTTCTACTCCTAaagattatttgaattatgtAACTATTGAACCTGATAAAGGAGCAATATTTAAAAGTACTTCAGATTTTTCAGAAActattgaaacaattgaaaaaaaaaaaaaaaacaagggCAAGGATATAAACACCACCCccatataataaataaatgagtaagtaagtaagtaagtaagtaagtaagtaagtaagttCATTCATTCTATATACATATAATAACTATTctcaaatataaataataaattataatattcatTAAAAAGTCAtgaattataaataaatactttatacaaataataacaaataacAACTATTAAATTATACTTTTATTCAaccatatttattttaatgatctttccatttttcaattttttttttaattggtggtaatttattttctgaTTCATTAATACCATTAGTAAATGATTTAGTATTTGATTGGAAATCTTGTCCTAATAATTGTGAAATCAGAGGTAATTTAGGTGGTGGAGAatctttattaataataataacattatctttattctttccatgttgttgtaattgttgttgtggaaCATTAACATTaggtttattatttaatttcaatttatcatttttatcatttttttcttccatCAAAGtatcattatcttcatcattatcttcatcatcatcttcttcatcatacCCTCCTTCTTCCATTGaaatatcttcatcttcatcaccaCCTTCTTCTGATCCATTATTTATTCCATGTTGATCAGGACCATTATCATGACGATGACGATGAGTAGTAATACTActattcttattattcttaGTATTCTTAGTATTCTTAGTATTCTtagtattctttttcttcttagtagtagtagtaatggtattattattattattattattattagatttctttttattattcttattaccattagttgttgttgttgttgtcgacgatgatgatttcGTACCACCAttagttgatgatgattcttTATCCCAAATAACACTTGAATTagttgaagaattattCGATTCTTTATTCAATGAAAGTGAACTATCTTTGGAATAAATGGAATCAGAACCAGAATTAAtattagaattagaatttgaatttgaattagaattagatACTTCTCGTTGAATATCTTTTGGTCCACCACGGCGACGACGGCGACGACGATGACGATCACTACCACCACTGCTACTACtgttattatcatcaccatttgaattttctGAACCAGAACCAGACCCGGAACCAGAGCCAGAACCGGAACCGGAACCAACAGCAGAAACAGAAGCAGATCCAGAACCTGGCGTAGATACAGAGGCCGAACCCGAACCTGAACCTGAGCCAGAAATAAATCCAGAACTTGATCCATCTTGTAATTCTTTCcctgaagaagaagaatatgatgaagatacatcatttgaaacatttgaaaaatatgaattagatttatctttaaatttaagattctttttcttattcttcttttttttattctttcttttccgTCTTTTCTTAGaattaccaccactaccacgACGACTATTTCcattactactaccaccacttccaccactaccaccaccaccaccactactactactagtactactaccacttccactactactactagtaTTACCATCATTATCACCATTAGAAGAATTCAATGAATTTTGATCATCTTTTTCATCAGTTATTGCTGATTCTGgtgctactactactggtGGAGTAATTATATTTcctgatgatgacgatgatgatgctgatgatgatgctgATGCTGTTGAAGTTTCATTACGAGGATTGAATGAAGCTGGAGgtgatattgaattattaccagaagatgatgataatgatgcACCAGAATAACTGGATGATGGTGggtttttcaattctgatcttgaagttgaagttgaagttgaagttgattCTGATGATATGATTGATTGAGGGAATGATGAATTACTTGAATGATATTCATTTGAATAAAGTttactattattgttgttgttattgttgttgttgttattgttgttgttgttgttgttgttgttgttgttgttgttgttgttattattgtccTTAGTAtcaccattattatcattggTTTCactaatatcattattctTGATTATGTTGGTTTCTTTTGAATTAGGCTTGGTTTTATTAGAATTatcattgttattattaccacTAATACC includes:
- a CDS encoding mitochondrial protein, putative (Similar to S. cerevisiae FMP26), encoding MSSLNQYIRPVKSRLSYISFIRNISITQSSINSTIKDNESISKTTTIPENIQQAKELAGYRALEVPEFKVLGSTSNGGNSTSSSCSSSILSINVPPSVPIYIRRGSLLSIYGIQEISSIDSVRSQLQFPNFWQRLIYGGYISGYQKLISTTPFSLLISSKSRTIMNGGNSSTEKSFVNLILDGTTDWAILDKSALQVYTGNSLSITMHKLPKFISKKLSRSLKNNNNSSNKKLETGLFSWKKMGYTLLSGRGKIGLVGNGNNSGCSIYNINLNQDEEILINKNNLLAITVNGPYDLQNCIIKYQFPIINNSNNNNNNNNSNNMTKNIKESGNIVKPKLIEPTTWNLIILKIKNINNRIKKFFQFINKYTLNLKTTSYNYLSGNQEFIKIIGPRNLLLQSNINHNGFNFTTRRKQQQKSIWPTTTDTTNTTTTKVDNTSSTPKDYLNYVTIEPDKGAIFKSTSDFSETIETIEKKKKNKGKDINTTPI
- a CDS encoding uncharacterized sialophosphoprotein, putative (Similar to Candida albicans MDS1), with the protein product MVDRNDNKKLSQNLEQNYYPQQPTSYNNNRANVPPPLSGANVASVLPPINQLPGHQLPSHFSPHHQQPPISQHQPIINPFPYQPQPPLQQQQQQHQYQQQQQQQQQQQQQQQQQQQQQYPPPELSSYNNNTNSNNIQYVRSFRNHLNPYYSVNLKFLKDLNTMTKFWTNTEIQNSRRLVKFDFRNEGSTQMINFEPISQDQYDNISPIISCIYWKEKSRYISTSVDIITLLEFMVKQTFDVEEKNRIRRNLQSLKPTTISRINKNDRRFFDLIMSMENPRPRNIEKDLKVFDWSDLGKAVQKVMSKYYIEPTSISSSSSSSSYPNANPNGNPTSQQMPIIPGIVGNSQQPPNQQQQQQQQQQQYQQQLSVPTSGMSTVPAYGVYTGRSSSFPINQTPIHYLTSPIGNNGSFPKSQIVSPSVYHTFNQRPGTTILPTHDRYQFFDQPKSQPHIQPLSSGNINGFTSTQFPTTQIFEGSNRQTLSNDSNNNNNKYQENQAIGISGNNNNDNSNKTKPNSKETNIIKNNDISETNDNNGDTKDNNNNNNNNNNNNNNNNNNNNNNNNNNNSKLYSNEYHSSNSSFPQSIISSESTSTSTSTSRSELKNPPSSSYSGASLSSSSGNNSISPPASFNPRNETSTASASSSASSSSSSGNIITPPVVVAPESAITDEKDDQNSLNSSNGDNDGNTSSSSGSGSSTSSSSGGGGGSGGSGGSSNGNSRRGSGGNSKKRRKRKNKKKKNKKKNLKFKDKSNSYFSNVSNDVSSSYSSSSGKELQDGSSSGFISGSGSGSGSASVSTPGSGSASVSAVGSGSGSGSGSGSGSGSENSNGDDNNSSSSGGSDRHRRRRRRRGGPKDIQREVSNSNSNSNSNSNINSGSDSIYSKDSSLSLNKESNNSSTNSSVIWDKESSSTNGGTKSSSSTTTTTTNGNKNNKKKSNNNNNNNNTITTTTKKKKNTKNTKNTKNTKNNKNSSITTHRHRHDNGPDQHGINNGSEEGGDEDEDISMEEGGYDEEDDDEDNDEDNDTLMEEKNDKNDKLKLNNKPNVNVPQQQLQQHGKNKDNVIIINKDSPPPKLPSISQLLGQDFQSNTKSFTNGINESENKLPPIKKKIEKWKDH